One window from the genome of Paenibacillus azoreducens encodes:
- a CDS encoding 3-hydroxyacyl-CoA dehydrogenase/enoyl-CoA hydratase family protein, which produces MNKTIRKAAVIGSGIMGSGIAAHLANVGISCLLLDVVPKQLTEEEAVKGLTLENPAVRNRLALSAIAKLAKTKPAPLYDNSFASRITAGNLEDDLSKLAQVDWIIEVVVENLEVKKGLLQKIESVWTPGTIVSSNTSGISINDMAASCGDEFKEHFMGTHFFNPPRYMKLLEIIPGEHTRPELVSFMKGFCEKVLGKGVVLAKDTPNFIGNRIGTYGLLVTLKEMTENGFTVEEVDAVTGPAMGRPKSATFRTLDLVGLDTFVHVADNVYNHVLSESERSIFAVPPMLQTMVEKGWLGEKSGQGFYVKKKVSGGSEILSLDLTSMEYVPQKKPKSASLEAAKLAKGAKEKTKALLAANDRYSKLAWDILKQVLVYSAEKVGEIADSIQEIDDAMKWGFSWELGPFEAWDAIGLQRSVERMEAEGLSVPAWVKEWIAAGNSSFYKKEEGKLYSIQIGTSQYKEVEFAPEVINLRSLKERNKVIKGNSGASLIDLGDDVACLEFHSPNNAIGEDILSMITQSLDEVRKNYKGMVIANQGRNFCVGANIMLLLMEAQDEEWDEINGIIHQFQNTMYKVKRFEKPVVAAPHRMCLGGGVEACMPADQVVASAETYYGLVEVGVGLIPAGGGCKELALRASQQAIVDGVELQPFINHAFQTVGTATVSSSGYDAKRLGYLRPTDRVVANQDFSIHEAKQTVLGFANTDYKPIPEEKIRVAGSEGKAVLQLGAIEMKRGGYITDHDLLIAKKLAHVLAGGDVPAGSLVTEQYMLDLEREAFLSLCGEPKTQQRMHYMLTKGKALRN; this is translated from the coding sequence ATGAACAAAACCATTCGCAAAGCGGCCGTGATCGGCTCCGGAATTATGGGTTCCGGTATCGCGGCACATCTGGCCAACGTCGGAATTTCATGCTTACTGCTGGATGTGGTGCCTAAGCAGCTGACGGAAGAAGAAGCGGTAAAAGGCTTGACTCTTGAAAACCCGGCCGTAAGAAACAGACTGGCGCTATCTGCGATTGCGAAGCTGGCCAAAACGAAACCGGCCCCCCTTTATGACAACTCGTTTGCAAGCCGCATCACGGCAGGGAATCTGGAAGACGATCTGTCTAAGTTGGCCCAAGTGGACTGGATCATTGAAGTCGTCGTCGAAAATCTGGAAGTCAAGAAAGGACTGTTGCAAAAAATCGAAAGCGTCTGGACGCCGGGAACGATCGTCAGCTCCAATACATCCGGGATTTCGATCAACGACATGGCAGCTTCATGCGGCGACGAGTTCAAAGAGCATTTTATGGGCACGCACTTCTTTAACCCGCCGCGATATATGAAGTTGCTTGAAATCATCCCTGGTGAGCATACCCGGCCGGAGCTTGTATCCTTTATGAAAGGCTTCTGCGAAAAGGTGCTTGGTAAAGGCGTTGTACTGGCCAAGGACACGCCAAACTTTATCGGCAACCGAATCGGAACCTATGGATTGTTGGTCACGCTCAAGGAAATGACGGAAAACGGATTTACCGTCGAGGAAGTCGATGCGGTTACCGGCCCTGCCATGGGGCGCCCGAAGAGCGCAACCTTCCGCACGTTGGATCTGGTGGGGCTGGATACATTCGTGCATGTGGCGGATAACGTCTACAATCACGTGTTGAGCGAATCCGAAAGGTCGATATTTGCGGTTCCCCCTATGCTCCAAACCATGGTTGAGAAAGGTTGGCTTGGCGAGAAGTCCGGTCAAGGATTTTATGTCAAGAAAAAAGTTTCGGGCGGCAGCGAAATACTCTCGCTTGATCTGACATCAATGGAATATGTACCGCAGAAGAAACCGAAGTCGGCTTCACTGGAAGCTGCCAAGCTGGCCAAAGGGGCGAAGGAAAAAACCAAGGCATTGCTTGCAGCCAATGACCGTTATTCCAAATTGGCGTGGGACATTCTAAAGCAGGTGCTCGTTTATTCGGCGGAAAAGGTCGGCGAAATTGCGGATTCAATTCAAGAAATCGATGATGCCATGAAGTGGGGCTTTTCTTGGGAGCTCGGGCCGTTTGAGGCTTGGGATGCGATCGGGCTTCAGCGTTCAGTCGAACGGATGGAGGCGGAAGGTTTGTCCGTGCCGGCATGGGTCAAGGAATGGATCGCGGCCGGAAACAGCTCTTTCTATAAGAAAGAAGAAGGAAAGCTGTATTCCATTCAGATCGGCACATCGCAGTATAAAGAAGTGGAATTTGCGCCCGAAGTCATCAATCTGCGCAGCCTGAAAGAAAGAAATAAAGTCATCAAGGGCAATAGCGGTGCAAGCCTGATCGATCTGGGCGATGATGTAGCATGCCTGGAATTCCATTCGCCAAACAATGCGATCGGCGAAGACATCCTGAGCATGATTACTCAGAGTTTGGATGAAGTCAGAAAAAATTATAAGGGTATGGTTATTGCCAACCAGGGACGTAATTTTTGCGTCGGAGCCAATATCATGCTCCTGCTTATGGAAGCCCAGGATGAAGAGTGGGATGAAATCAACGGCATCATTCATCAATTCCAAAACACGATGTATAAGGTGAAACGCTTTGAAAAACCGGTCGTAGCCGCTCCTCACCGGATGTGCCTCGGCGGCGGGGTGGAAGCCTGCATGCCTGCCGATCAGGTAGTGGCTTCCGCGGAAACCTATTACGGCTTGGTCGAAGTCGGGGTAGGGTTGATTCCTGCGGGCGGTGGCTGCAAAGAGCTGGCGCTTCGCGCAAGTCAGCAGGCGATCGTGGACGGCGTTGAACTGCAGCCGTTCATCAATCACGCATTCCAAACGGTTGGTACGGCTACCGTATCCAGCAGCGGTTATGACGCGAAAAGACTTGGATATCTTCGGCCTACCGACCGGGTGGTGGCTAATCAGGACTTTTCCATCCATGAAGCCAAACAGACGGTGCTGGGGTTTGCAAATACGGACTACAAGCCGATTCCAGAAGAAAAAATCCGCGTCGCCGGTTCCGAAGGCAAAGCGGTGCTGCAGCTTGGAGCCATTGAAATGAAGCGCGGCGGATATATCACTGATCATGACCTGCTCATAGCCAAAAAATTGGCGCATGTGCTCGCCGGCGGCGATGTCCCTGCCGGATCGCTTGTGACCGAGCAGTATATGCTCGATCTGGAACGCGAGGCATTCCTCAGTCTTTGCGGCGAACCGAAAACGCAGCAGCGGATGCACTATATGCTAACTAAAGGCAAGGCACTCCGAAACTAA
- a CDS encoding acetyl-CoA C-acetyltransferase, with product MREAVIVSMARTAIGKAKKGSLAQTRADDLGKAVLEAVIERAPGLRKEDVEDIIIGCAMPEGEQGLNFARIMSLYAGFPVTVPALTINRFCSSGLQSIAFAAERVMLGQADVLIAGGVESMSHVPMTGFKISPNPNIVAEMPEVYIGMGHTAEEVAERFGISREDQDRFAARSHEKAAKAIAEGKFKDEIIPVQVELKSVNEKGKILAKSITFDTDEGVRADTTVDILGKLKPSFKLNGTVTAGNASQTSDGAAAVVVMSREKAEELGLKPLATFRSFALSGVEPEIMGVGPVKAIPKALKMAGITQDDVKLFEINEAFASQCVHIIRELGLDEEKVNVNGGAIALGHPLGCTGTKLTATLINELRRQGGGHGVVSMCIGGGMGAAGVFEVHAD from the coding sequence ATGAGAGAAGCAGTAATCGTATCCATGGCCCGTACCGCCATCGGAAAAGCCAAAAAAGGCAGTTTGGCGCAAACCAGGGCGGATGATCTCGGGAAAGCCGTATTAGAAGCGGTCATTGAGCGTGCTCCGGGTCTGCGCAAAGAAGATGTGGAGGATATCATCATCGGCTGCGCCATGCCGGAAGGGGAACAGGGGCTCAACTTTGCCCGCATTATGTCGCTGTATGCCGGTTTCCCGGTGACGGTTCCGGCGTTGACCATCAACCGCTTTTGTTCATCCGGATTGCAGTCTATCGCCTTTGCCGCAGAGCGGGTGATGCTCGGCCAAGCGGATGTGCTGATTGCCGGCGGCGTGGAAAGCATGAGCCATGTGCCGATGACCGGATTCAAAATTTCTCCGAACCCCAATATCGTGGCCGAAATGCCTGAAGTGTATATCGGAATGGGGCATACGGCGGAGGAAGTTGCGGAGCGTTTCGGGATTTCCCGCGAGGATCAGGATCGGTTTGCGGCACGTTCCCATGAGAAGGCGGCCAAGGCGATTGCGGAAGGAAAATTCAAAGATGAAATCATCCCCGTTCAGGTTGAACTGAAAAGCGTGAACGAGAAAGGAAAAATTCTTGCCAAATCCATTACATTCGATACCGATGAAGGCGTTCGCGCGGATACAACGGTTGATATTCTAGGCAAGCTAAAACCTTCGTTTAAACTGAATGGTACCGTAACCGCGGGCAATGCTTCGCAAACAAGCGACGGTGCGGCAGCCGTGGTCGTCATGAGCCGGGAAAAAGCGGAGGAGCTCGGCCTGAAGCCGCTGGCTACCTTCCGTTCCTTTGCACTCAGCGGCGTGGAACCGGAAATCATGGGCGTCGGGCCGGTAAAGGCGATCCCAAAGGCACTGAAAATGGCAGGGATAACGCAAGATGACGTGAAGCTTTTTGAAATCAATGAGGCATTTGCTTCCCAATGTGTTCATATCATTCGGGAGCTGGGTCTAGATGAAGAAAAGGTTAACGTCAACGGCGGCGCAATTGCGCTTGGACACCCGCTCGGCTGTACGGGAACCAAGCTGACCGCAACGCTCATTAACGAACTTCGCCGTCAAGGCGGGGGGCATGGAGTGGTATCCATGTGTATCGGAGGCGGCATGGGAGCAGCAGGCGTTTTTGAAGTTCATGCGGACTGA
- a CDS encoding acyl-CoA dehydrogenase family protein, with translation MSTTINKVVGGSFVIEDTDFSQIVTPEDFTEEHRMIAQTTADFVEGEIIPHDEEIEKLNYELTVEKMRKAGELGLLGADVPEAYGGLGLDKVSSTLINENLTKASAFALSIGAHVGIGTLPIVYFGTEEQKQKYLPLLATGEKIAAYCLTEPSSGSDALGAKATATLSDDGEYYILNGTKQFITNGGFADVFIVYAKVDGKDFSTFIVERTMEGVSTGPEEKKMGIKGSSTCQLILEDVKVPVENLLWEVGKGHLIAFNILNIGRFKLAAGCVGASKDTIALAAEYANERTQFGRKISSFPLIGKKLADMNTKAYVLESMVYRTAGLFDVGLSEVDHSSPQVGYQSAKAIAEYQLECSINKVFGSEVLDFIVDEGVQIHGGYGFTQEYRVERNYRDSRINRIFEGTNEINRLLIPGALVKKAMKGELPLLQKAMALQNELMEPIPNQLFEGTLEQEAHLLKMSKKIFLMCGAGAVQKYQMKLEEQQEILSDLADMMISVFAMESALLRTQKLIDRSGEDKAKLAIQMTTVFMHEEFVKIENWAKEVLAAMESGDTLRTQLSVLKKLARKPPIDTLGIKREIAAKVIDSEAYVL, from the coding sequence ATGAGTACTACAATAAACAAAGTGGTTGGCGGCAGTTTTGTAATTGAAGATACCGATTTCAGCCAGATCGTAACGCCGGAGGATTTTACCGAAGAACATCGCATGATTGCGCAGACGACAGCGGATTTCGTAGAAGGAGAAATCATCCCGCATGATGAAGAAATTGAGAAGCTGAATTATGAATTGACCGTAGAAAAAATGCGCAAAGCCGGCGAGCTTGGCCTCTTGGGAGCGGATGTACCCGAAGCTTACGGCGGGCTTGGCCTGGATAAGGTCAGTTCCACGCTGATCAATGAAAATCTGACAAAAGCCTCCGCATTTGCGCTTTCCATCGGAGCCCATGTGGGGATCGGCACGCTGCCTATCGTATATTTCGGAACGGAGGAACAGAAACAGAAGTATTTGCCTCTGCTTGCGACCGGCGAAAAAATCGCGGCGTATTGCCTGACGGAACCTTCCTCCGGTTCGGACGCGCTGGGCGCCAAAGCTACAGCCACATTATCGGATGACGGCGAATATTATATTTTGAACGGAACGAAGCAGTTCATCACAAATGGCGGTTTCGCGGACGTGTTTATCGTATACGCCAAAGTGGACGGCAAAGATTTCAGCACCTTTATCGTCGAACGTACGATGGAAGGCGTGAGCACCGGTCCGGAAGAGAAGAAGATGGGCATCAAAGGCTCCTCGACCTGCCAACTGATCTTGGAGGATGTGAAGGTTCCCGTCGAAAATCTGCTTTGGGAAGTTGGCAAAGGGCATCTGATCGCGTTTAACATCCTGAATATCGGACGCTTTAAACTGGCTGCAGGCTGCGTGGGCGCATCCAAAGACACGATTGCTCTCGCCGCCGAATACGCCAACGAACGTACGCAGTTCGGACGCAAAATCTCATCTTTCCCGCTGATTGGCAAAAAACTTGCCGACATGAACACGAAAGCGTATGTGCTCGAAAGTATGGTTTACCGCACGGCCGGACTTTTCGATGTAGGTTTGTCCGAAGTGGATCACAGCAGCCCGCAGGTGGGATATCAATCCGCCAAAGCGATTGCCGAATACCAGCTTGAATGCTCCATCAATAAGGTGTTCGGTTCCGAAGTGCTGGATTTTATCGTGGATGAAGGCGTACAGATCCATGGCGGCTACGGTTTTACTCAGGAATACCGGGTGGAACGCAATTACCGCGATTCCCGCATCAATCGCATTTTCGAAGGCACGAACGAAATTAACCGCCTGCTTATTCCGGGAGCTTTGGTCAAAAAAGCGATGAAAGGCGAACTGCCGCTTCTGCAAAAAGCGATGGCGCTGCAGAATGAGCTGATGGAGCCGATTCCGAACCAGCTGTTCGAAGGCACGCTTGAACAGGAAGCCCATCTCTTGAAAATGTCGAAAAAGATCTTCCTGATGTGCGGTGCCGGGGCCGTTCAGAAATACCAAATGAAGCTCGAAGAGCAGCAGGAAATTTTGAGCGATCTGGCCGACATGATGATTTCCGTATTTGCGATGGAAAGCGCGCTGCTGCGCACGCAAAAATTAATCGACCGCTCCGGCGAAGACAAAGCGAAACTTGCCATTCAAATGACGACGGTGTTTATGCATGAGGAATTCGTAAAAATCGAAAATTGGGCCAAGGAAGTGCTGGCGGCCATGGAATCGGGAGATACCCTCCGGACGCAGCTGTCAGTCTTGAAGAAACTTGCCCGTAAACCGCCGATCGATACGCTTGGCATCAAACGCGAAATTGCTGCGAAGGTAATCGACTCGGAAGCATACGTTTTGTAA
- a CDS encoding AMP-binding protein gives MPNNPWLEHYPEEVPHSYDYPKQNLAKFLIDSAASYPEHIALEFLGKSITYSSLLQSVYRFANALHRLGVRKGDRVAIMLPNCPQGVIAYYGTLLIGGIVVMTNPLYVPREIEHQLTDSGAKIIVTMDALVERVNKAMERHPMQHIIVTSIKDYLPFPKNMLYPIKAKKDGMFVKIEYNERILSFVQFLKDSADTPLEVPVDPENDLALIQYTGGTTGFAKGVMLTHMNLVSNTIQSHLWFYQSQKGVEKYLGALPFFHVFGLTVLLNKAMFTAGTLILIPRFQIDDVLKTIDKKKPTLFPGAPTMYIAVIHHPEVSRFDLSSIKVCISGAAPLPVEVQERFEKITGGKLIEGYGLTEASPVTHANNIWGKRKTGSIGIPFPDTLAKVVHPETGEEMPLGEIGELVVKGPQVMKGYWNRPEETERVLRDGWLLTGDLACMDDEGFFYILDRRKDLIIAGGYNIYPREVEEVLFEHPDVEEAVVAGISDPYRGENVKAYIVLRKGSTTTEQELKSWCKDRLAVYKVPKIYEFRESLPKTLVGKVLRRKLIEEENEKLVNQSRVDL, from the coding sequence ATGCCGAATAATCCATGGTTAGAACATTATCCTGAGGAGGTCCCGCACAGTTACGATTATCCGAAGCAAAACTTGGCAAAGTTCTTGATCGATTCCGCTGCTTCATATCCGGAACATATTGCCCTTGAGTTTCTCGGGAAAAGCATCACCTATTCCAGTTTGCTTCAATCGGTTTACCGCTTTGCGAACGCCCTGCATCGTCTGGGCGTTCGCAAAGGAGACCGGGTCGCCATCATGCTGCCGAATTGTCCGCAAGGAGTGATTGCCTATTATGGCACACTCCTTATTGGCGGTATTGTGGTTATGACCAACCCGCTTTATGTCCCGCGTGAAATCGAGCATCAGCTGACAGACTCAGGCGCGAAAATCATCGTGACGATGGACGCGCTGGTGGAACGGGTCAATAAGGCGATGGAGCGTCATCCGATGCAGCATATCATTGTGACTTCCATAAAGGATTACCTCCCTTTTCCGAAAAATATGCTTTATCCCATTAAAGCCAAGAAAGACGGCATGTTCGTTAAAATCGAATATAACGAGCGGATATTGTCATTTGTCCAATTTCTCAAAGACTCTGCCGATACACCGCTTGAGGTTCCCGTTGATCCCGAAAATGATTTGGCACTGATTCAATATACTGGCGGAACGACCGGGTTTGCCAAAGGCGTCATGCTGACGCATATGAACTTGGTGTCCAACACCATCCAATCCCATCTTTGGTTCTATCAATCTCAAAAAGGCGTAGAAAAGTATCTCGGCGCACTGCCGTTTTTTCATGTATTTGGTCTGACCGTACTCTTAAATAAAGCGATGTTTACCGCAGGTACGTTGATTCTGATTCCGCGTTTCCAGATTGACGACGTACTCAAGACGATCGATAAGAAAAAACCGACTTTATTTCCGGGTGCTCCTACCATGTATATCGCAGTCATTCATCATCCGGAGGTCAGCCGCTTCGATCTGTCCTCTATCAAAGTCTGTATCAGCGGTGCGGCTCCGCTTCCTGTAGAAGTTCAGGAGCGTTTCGAGAAAATAACGGGCGGAAAGCTGATTGAGGGGTACGGATTAACGGAGGCTTCACCGGTAACGCATGCCAATAACATTTGGGGCAAACGCAAAACAGGCTCCATTGGCATTCCGTTTCCGGATACGCTTGCCAAGGTCGTTCATCCAGAGACGGGTGAAGAGATGCCTCTGGGCGAAATCGGCGAACTAGTCGTTAAAGGACCACAGGTGATGAAGGGGTATTGGAACCGTCCGGAGGAGACGGAGCGGGTGCTGCGTGACGGCTGGCTGCTCACAGGCGACCTGGCGTGCATGGATGATGAAGGTTTCTTTTATATTCTGGACCGTCGCAAGGACCTGATCATTGCCGGTGGCTACAACATTTATCCGCGTGAGGTCGAAGAAGTGCTCTTTGAGCATCCCGATGTCGAAGAGGCGGTCGTCGCCGGGATCAGCGATCCTTACCGGGGCGAAAATGTAAAGGCTTACATCGTACTGCGTAAAGGCTCGACGACGACGGAGCAAGAACT